A stretch of DNA from Streptomyces rubradiris:
CGGCGAGACCGCCCCACAGGGGCCACCCGCACGCGACCACGCAACCCGCACGGGTGGTGCGGGTGGGAACACGACCGCCGAAGGCGAAGCCGACGCGGCCCCGAAGCCCAAACCCGCCACCCCCCTCACCAGGGTCAAGTCCCGCACCCCCGCCCTCACCACCGCCTACAAGGCCGCCACCACCACCCTCCGCAAGAAGAACCTCACCGGCACCCGAGCGAAGCTCTACCTCGTGCTGGACCGCTCCGCGAGCATGCGCCCGTACTACAAGGACGGCTCCGCCCAGTCCCTCGCCGACCAGACCCTCGCCCTCGCCGCCCACCTCGACCCCGGCCCCGACCCCTCGGTCCACGTCGTCTTCTTCTCCACGGAGGTCGACGGCACCACCGACCTCGCCCTCGCCCCCGGCCACGACACGAAGATCGACGACGTGCACGCCGGCCTCGGCCGCATGGGCCGCACCAGCTACCACGCCGCCGTGGCCGCCGTACTCGACCACTACGACACGCACCTCAACGTCAACGTCAACGTCAACGTCAACAGCGACACGGTCCCCGCCCTCGTCGTCTTCCAGACCGACGGCGCCCCCGACGCCAAGACCCCCGCCACCCAGGCCCTCACCGAGGCCGCGAAGACCCACCCGGGCGTCTTCTTCTCCTTCGTCGCCTTCGGCGACCACGACAACAAGGCCTTCGACTACCTCCGCAGGCTGAAGACCCCCAACGCGTCCTTCTTCCACGCCGGCCCCACCCCCCGCGAGCTGACGGACGCCGAGCTGTACGAGGGTGTCCTCGCCGACTGGCGCCCGTAACGCACCGTAGCGACCCGGCCGCCCCTTCCCACCCAGCGAAACGGGAAGCGGGCGGCCCACCCGTGTCGGCTACGATTTGAAGGTTCGAAACCGCAGAAAAGCAGCGACCTGGGAGCAGCCACGATGGCTCGACACCTCATCACCAGCGCCCTTCCGTACATCAACGGGATCAAGCACCTGGGCAACATGGTGGGGTCCATGCTCCCGGCGGACGTCTACTCCCGCTATCTGCGCCAGCGCGGCCACGACGTCCTCTACATCTGCGCGACGGACGAGCACGGCACCCCCGCGGAGCTGGCCGCCAAGGAGCAGGGCCTGCCCGTGGACGAGTTCTGCGCCCGCGCGCACGACGCGCAGAAGGCGGTCTACGACGGCTTCGCGCTCGCCTTCGACTACTTCGGCCGCAGCTCCAGCCCGGAGAACGTCGAGATCACCCAGCACTTCGCCCGCAAGCTGAACGAGAACGGCTTCATCGAGGAGCGGGCGATCCGGCAGGTCTACAGCCCGGCCGACGGCCGCTTCCTGCCGGACCGCTACGTCGAGGGCACCTGCCCGCACTGCGGCTACGACAAGGCGCGCGGCGACCAGTGCGAGAACTGCACCCGTGTGCTGGACCCGACCGACCTGATCGACCCGCGCTCGGCGATCTCCGGCTCCACCGAGCTGGAGGTCCGCGAGACCAAGCACCTCTTCCTGCTCCAGTCCAAGCTGGAGAACGAGGTCCGCGAGTGGGTCTCCCGGCACGACAAGGACTGGCCGCAGCTCGCCTCCTCCATCGCCCACAAGTGGCTGACCGAGGGCCTGCACGACCGCGCGATCACCCGCGACCTGGACTGGGGCGTCCCGGTCCCGGCGGACACCTGGCCGGAGCTGGCCGCCGAGGGCAAGGTGTTCTACGTCTGGTTCGACGCCCCGATCGAGTACATCGGCGCGACGAAGGAGTGGGCGGACCAGGACCCGGAGAACCGGGACTGGAAGGCGTGGTGGTACGACGCCGACGACACCGTCCGCTACACCGAGTTCATGGCCAAGGACAACGTCCCCTTCCACACGGTGATGTTCCCGGCCACCGAGCTGGGCGTGCGCGAGCCGTGGAAGAAGGTCGACTACGTCAAGGCGTTCAACTGGCTGACGTACTACGGCGGCAAGTTCTCCACCTCGCAGAAGCGCGGTGTCTTCACCGACCAGGCCCTGGACATCCTGCCCGCCGACTACTGGCGCTACTTCCTGATCGCCAACGCCCCGGAGTCGGACGACTCGTCGTTCACCTGGGAGCACTTCACCGCCACGGTGAACAAGGACCTGGCCGACACCCTCGGCAACTTCGTCAACCGCGTGCTGTCCTTCAGCAAGAAGCGGTTCGGCGAGGAGGTCCCGGCCGGCGGCGAGCCCGGCGAGGCGGAGGCGCGGCTCGGCGAGGAGATCGCCCGGCTGCTCGCCGAGTACGAGCAGCAGATGGAGGCCCTGCAGTTCCGCAAGGCCGCCGCCGCGCTGCGCGCCCTGTGGTCGGCCGGCAACTCCTACCTGGAGGAGAAGGCCCCCTGGCTGGAGATCAAGACGGACAAGGAGGGCGCCGCCCTCACCCTGCGCACGGCGATGAACCTGATCCACCTGTACGCGGTGGTCTCCGAGCCGCTGATCCCGGCCACCTCGGCGGCGATGCGCGGCGCCTTCGCGCTGCCGGACGACACCGCCGCCTGGGTCACCGCCGAGGAGGCCAAGGCCCTGGCCGCCGTCCCGGCCGGCACCCCGTTCACGGTGCCGCCGGTGCTGTTCGCCAAGCTGACGGACGACGACCTGGCCGCGTACAAGGAGCGCTTCGGCGGCGAGGAGGGCTGACCCCGCCGCCCCCGTCCGCGTGAGGAGGGCGCCGGGCCGTTCGCGGCCCGGCGCCCTTTCGCGTACGGCGGGGTTACTTCAGCACGCCCGCGCCGGTGGTGTTCTCCAGCTCCGCCGGCAGGTTCTTCGCCGAGGTCTCAAGGCCCGCGGTGAGCGCCGGGGTCCAGTTCACGGTCGTCTTGATCTTCTTGGAGCTCGCGGCGTTGTACGCGGCGACCAGGTCGGTGACCGTGCCGTTGACCAGGTTGCCGCTGCCCGCGACCGAGCCGGTGCCGTCGCCGCTGAGCAGCTTGGCGACCTTGCCGCCGCTCGGCACCGTCCAGTAGTTGGCCTGCGCGACCACCTGGGCCTTCGCGCGGGAGTTGACGCTGTACTGGGGCGCGTAGCCGTTGACGGTCGTCGTGTCGTACACGTTGTTGTAGAGGTGAATCTGGCCGAGGCGCGCCAGCGGGGCCCGCTGGACGATGCCCTTCCACACGTTGTGGTGGATCGTCACGCGCAGCTTGCCGGTGCTGTCCTTGTCGCTGGAGCCGATCAGCATCGTCTTGTCGTGGTCGGTGAACCGGTTGCGCTCGACGGTCACCAGGTCGGAGCCCTTGGTGATGTCCAGGGCCCCGTCGTGGATCTGGTACTCGCGGCCGAAGTACTTCGGGTTGGCCTTGTCGAAGTGGGGGGCGTCGGTGAACGTGTTGTGGTCCGCCCAGACGTGGGTCGCGCCGCGCAGGGTGACCGAGTCGTAGTCGGAGTTCCAGTTGCCGTCGTCGCCGTCGGTGGGGTCCCACTGCGGGAAGCAGTCCTCGGTGGCGGAGAAGGTCAGATTGCGGACGATGACGTTGTCCACGTTCTGGATCTGGAGCATGCCGCCGGTGATCCCGGCATTGGTGCCGGGCACACCCACGATCGTGGTGTTGGCCGGCACCTTGAAGACGATGGTCTTCGCCTGCTTGGCCTGGGCGGCGGCGCGGGCCTTCTCCTGGGTGCCCGAGGGCAGCTTGGAGCGGCCGTAGGTGGCCGGGTCGTAGGCCTTGAGGTAGGCGGACAGCGAGTAGCCGGTGCCGGCCGCGTAGTCGGCGCAGGTCAGCTTCCTGCCGCTGTCGTCGGTGTTGGCGTCGATCGTGCCCTTGACCTTGATGATGCGGGGCGTGGTGTCCGAGGCCGAGCCGAGCGCCTTCACGAGCTGGGCGCGGGTGGAGACGGTGAAGGTGTGCGCGGAGTCGGCCTTCGCGCCGCCGGTGGTCCCCGTGCCGGAGGCGGCCCAGCCGTCCTTGGCGGGGAGGGTCTGGTGGTACAGGTCGACGCCGTCGGCGTTCGCGTTCAGCACGAACACCCCGGCGCCCACGCCCGCGGCCACGACGGCGGCGGACACGACGGCGAGGCGCCGCTTGCGGAGGGACCGGCGGTGGGAGGGAGCTGCCACGGAGGAGTCCTTAGGTTCTGTCGTACAAGCCTTACGACTCCTCAGTGGCCGCCCGGCGCCGGGAGGTTGCCGTCGGCGCGGGAATTTCCCGTACGGCCTGGTCAGGTGTCGCGCCCCGGGGCCGGCAGGCCGGAGAATCGTCCGTGTGGACATCCCCGAACCCCATCGCCGGCTCCTCGCGGACGCCGCCTGTGCGGGCGGCCCGTACGGTCTGGTGCTGGCCGGCGGCTACGCCCTCCAGGCGCACGGTCTGCTGAGCCGCCCGCACGCCGATGTCGACCTGGCCACCGAGAGCGCCGAGCCCATGGAGCGGATCGCCGCCGCCGTCGGCGCGGCCCTTCAGGAGCGGGGGCGGCGGGTGACGACCGGCGCGGTCACCGCGCTGACCATGCGGCTGACGGTGACCGATCCGCCCACCGGCGAGCCGTGCGCGCTGGCGCTGCACAAGGAGACGTTCTGGCAGCCGCCGGAGCCGACCGGCTACGGCCCGGCGCTCTGCCTCGCGGACGCCGTCGGCACGAAGATCCGGGCGCTGTACGACCGGGGCGCGGCCGTCGACCTCGTCGACGCCCGCGCCTGCGCGGCCCGCTTCTCGCTGCCGGACCTGGAGGAACTGGGCCGCCGGCACGCCCACGACCCGTTCGACCTGCCCACCCTCCAGTCGCGGCTGACGGGCACGGATTTCTACGCCGACCGGGACTTCCTCCGGTACGGCCTGGCCGAGGACGACATCGCCGCCCTGCGCGCCTGGGCGCAAGCCTGGTCCGACGACATCGCCGAACGGCTGCTGGAGGACGGCGCGTCCCCGGACGCGCCGTCCGACGATCAGGGCGCCTGAGCCCCGGTGGTTTCGCCTACTTCGGCTGCGGCTTGCGGATGTCCAGGTGCAGCTCGCGCAGGCGGGACTCCTCCAGCTCGGTGGGGGCGCCCATCATCAGGTCCTGGGCGTTGCCGTTGAGCGGGAAGGCGATCGTCTCACGGATGTTCGGCTCGTCCGCGAGGAGCATGACGATGCGGTCCACGCCCGGGGCGATGCCGCCGTGCGGCGGGGCGCCGAAGCGGAACGCGCGGAGCATGCCCGCGAACTCGCGCTCGGTGGTCTCGCGGTCGTAGCCCGCGATCTCGAACGCCTTGAGCATGATGTCCGGCTCGTGGTTCCGGATCGCGCCGGAGGACAGCTCGACGCCGTTGCAGACGATGTCGTACTGCCAGGCCAGGATGTCCAGCGGGTCCTGCGTCTCCAGCGCCTCCATGCCGCCCTGCGGCATCGAGAACGGGTTGTGCGAGAAGTCGATCTTCCCGGTGTCCTCGTCCTTCTCGAACATCGGGAAGTCGACGATCCAGCAGAACCGGAAGACGTTCTCCTCGAAGTGGCCGGCGCGCTTGGCGGCCTCGACGCGGACCGCGCCCATGATCTTGGAGACCTCGTCGAACTCGCCCGCGCCGAAGAAGACGGCGTGGCCGGGGGCCAGCGACAGGCGCTTGGTCAGCTCGGCGACGTTCTCCTCGGTGAGGAACTTCGCGATCGGGCCGGTCAGCGTGCCGTCCTCGCCGACCCGGACCCAGGCCAGGCCCTTGGCGCCCAGCGACACGGCGAAGTCGCCGAGCTGGTCGAAGAACTTGCGCGGCTGGTCCTGGACGGCCGGCACGGGCAGGGCGCGCACGTGCTTGCCGGCGAACGCCTTGAACTCCGAGCCTTCGAAGATGTCGGTGATGTCCACCAGTTCCAGCTTGGCGCGCAGGTCCGGCTTGTCGGAGCCGTACTTGAGCATCGCCTCGCGGAACGGGATACGCGGGAACGGCGAGGTGACGTGACGGCCGCCGCCGAACTCCTCGAACAGCTCGGTCATCAGCCGCTCGATCGGCTGGAAGACGTCCTCCTGCTCGACGAAGCTCATCTCGACGTCGAGCTGGTAGAACTCGCCCGGCGAACGGTCGGCGCGGGCGTCCTCGTCGCGGAAGCAGGGCGCGATCTGGAAGTAGCGGTCGAAGCCGGAGATCATCAGCAGCTGCTTGAACTGCTGCGGGGCCTGCGGCAGGGCGTAGAACCTGCCCGGGTGCAGCCGGGAGGGGACCACGAAGTCACGGGCGCCCTCGGGGGAGGTCGCCGTCAGGATCGGGGTGGCCATCTCGTTGAAGCCGAGCGCCGTCATCTTCTGGCGGATGGCGGCGATGACCGCCGTGCGCAGCATGATGTTGCGGTGCATGCGCTCGCGGCGCAGGTCCAGGAAGCGGTACTCCAGGCGCCGCTCCTCGTTGACCCCGTCCTCGGTGTTGATCGTGAAGGGCAGCGGCTGGGCCGCGCCGAGCAGCTCGACCTCGGCGACCTCGACCTCGACCTCACCGGTGGGCAGGTCGGGGTTCACGTTCTCGGTTCCACGTGAAACCACGCGGCCGTCGACCCGGACCGTGGACTCCTTGGAGATCTTGTCCAGGGCCTCGTACGCCGGGGTGCCGGGGCGGGCGACCAGCTGCGTGATGCCGTAGTGGTCGCGCAGATCGATGAAGAGGATGCCGCCCAGGTCGCGCCGATTGTGCAGCCAGCCACTCAGCCGGACGTCGGTGCCGACGTCAGAGGCGCGGAGCTGGCCGCAGGTGTGGGACCTGTACCGATGCATCGTCGTTCATCCAGTCTGTGCGGATCGGGTGTCGCCAGGCGGGTACGGCCTAGGCCATCCCAAGGGTACCGGGCACCCCATGAACGGCTCCCCGGGATTACTGTCCGACCGCCTAGGTGGCACCCATCGGACACCTATCCATAAAGTGGGGCAATGCGCACAGGCGAGCCCCTGCCGTCCGTCGGGGAGGTCCTCGCCGCCCTCGCGACCGGGCTGTGGCACTGGGACACGGCCGCCGGCCTGGTCACCCTGGACGCGGAGGCGGCGCGGCTGCTCGGGCTGCCCGCGCGGCCGGTCACCCTCACCGAGGCCCAGGCCCGGGCCCGGCTGCACCCCGTCGACTGGAACGAGGTCGCCGGGGTGGTGCGGCTGGCCGCCGCCGAGGGCACCCTCGCCGAGGTCCGCATCCGGGTCATGGACGCCGACGGCCGCATCCTGCGGGTCGTCCGCAGCCGCTCCAAGCCGTCCTTCGACCCCGAGCGGCGCACCTACGAACTCTTCGGCACCCTCCAGGAGGTGACCGAGCCCGCCCCGGGCACGGCCGCGGCCCGCAGCGCGGTCACCGGCGACTGGCGGCGCTCCCGGGAGGCGTTCCTGCTGGACGCGGGCCGGGCGCTGGCCGAGGCGCGGTCCACGGCCGAGGTGCTGCGGGTGGCGGGGGGCCTGTCGATGCCCGGCTTCTCCCCGGACGGGCTCGTGGTCTACGGCGTGGAGGGCGACCGGCTGACGATCACCGGCCAGCACGGACACCACCCCGGCGACATGAACCCCTTCTCCAACATGCCGCTGGACACCGACTACCCGGCCGCCGAGGTGGTCCGCACCGGGCGGGCCGTCTACCTGTCCTCCCCGGAGGAGTACCGGGACCGCTACCCGGCCACCTGGCCGCTCGCCCGGCGCTTCGGCCGCCACTCGTGGGCGTTCCTGCCGCTGACGGCCGCCGGGCGCACGATGGGCGCCTGGATGGCCGCGTTCACCTACCCGGTGGCGTTCACGCCCGACGAGCGCGCGGTGCTCACCACGGTCGCCCGGATGCTCGCCCAGGCGCTGTCCCGGGCCGGTGCCGCCGAGTCGGAGCGGGAGCTGGCGGAGGGCCTGCAACGCTCCATGCTGCCGTCGCTGGGTCCCGAGGTCCCGGGGATGCGGATCGCCGCCCGGTACATCCCGACCGGCGGCGGACTCCAGGTGGGCGGCGACTGGTACGACATGATCCCGCTGCCCTCCGGCCGCTTCGCCCTGGTCATCGGGGACGTCCAGGGCCATGACGTGCGCGCCGCCGGGATCATGGGCCAGCTGCGGATCGCGCTGCGCGCCTACGCCGCCGAGGGACACCGGCCGGACGCCGTGCTCTCCCGCGCCTCCCGCTTCCTGAACGGGGTCACCGACGGCTCCGGGCCCGGCGCCCCCGCCGACCCGCGCTTCGCGACCTGCCTGTACGTGGAGGCCGACCCGGTGACCGGCCTGCTGGAGGTCGCCCGCGCCGGGCACCCGGACCCGGTGATCCGGATGGCGGACGGCACGGTGATGATGCGGCCGACGGCGGGCGGGCTGCCGCTGGGCGTCGACCCGGACGCCGACTACCCGACGACCCGGTTCACCCTCGAACCCGACGAGACGCTGATGCTGTGCACCGACGGCCTGATCGAGACCGGCGGGCACGACCTGGAGAGCGGCTGGCGCAGGCTGCGGGTGCTGCTGGAGGACCACCGCCCGGGGGAGTACCGCCAGGAGGACCTGGAGGAGCTGGCCGACGCGCTGGTGCAGGCGGTGCACGGGCCGTCCTCGCACCACACCACCGGCCCGCTGGCCGACCGCCGCGAGGACGACATCGCGCTGGTGCTGCTGTGCCGGCCGGCCGCGGCCTGCGGACGCGACGGCACCGCCACGGCCGGGCCCCCGGTGCGGCGCACCCTGCTGTCGGTGGCCCAGGACGAGCCGGACCGGATCGCCGAGGCCCGCCAGCACCTGCGCGAGCTGCTGCACGACTGGGCCTCGCCCGAGCAGGTGGACTCGGCGGTGCTGCTGGTCTCCGAGATGGTCACCAACGTGCTGGTGCACACCGACGCCGACGCGCTGCTGCTCGCCGAGGTCCTCTGCGGCGAGGGCGGGCGGCGGCTGCGGGTGGAGGTCTTCGACACCGGCGACGACCTCCCGCACAAGCGCCGCCCCGGCGAACTGGCCTCCTCCGGCCGCGGCCTGATGCTGATCGAACTCCTCGCGGACACGTGGGGGGTGGTCCCCCGGGGCGAGGGCAAGAGCATCTGGTTCGAACTGGGGGAACGGACGGGGGCGAAAGCGCCCGGGACCCCGCCGGGCTCGTACGTCCCGTAGGCACGCTAGCGGTCGCCCGGCCGGCCGCCCGGCGGTTGCTCCGGGCGGTCCGGCGGTTCGCCGCGGCGGTCCCGCAGCTCCGCCCAGACCCCGAAGGCCGCCGCGGTCACCGGTACCGCGAGGAGCATGCCGAGGATGCCCGCGACGGAGGCGCCCGCGGTGATCGCCACCAGCACCACGGCCGGGTGCATCTGCACGGTCCGGCTCTGGATCACCGGTTGCAGCACATGCCCCTCCAGCACCTGCACCGCGAGCACCACCCCGAGCGCCCACAGGGCGATCACCAGGCCCCGGTCGGCGAGGGCGACCAGCACGGCCACCGCGCCGGAGATGAAGGCACCGAGATAGGGGATGTAGGCGCCCACGAAGACGAGCGCGCCGAGCCCGATCGCGCCGGGCACCCTGAGGACCAGCAGGCCGACGGTGATGCACAGGGCGTCGATGAGCGCGATGAAGGTCGTCCCGCGCATGAACCCCTCCACCGCGGCGAAGGCCCGCCGGGCGATGGCCTCCAGGGTGTCGG
This window harbors:
- a CDS encoding polysaccharide lyase family 1 protein produces the protein MAAPSHRRSLRKRRLAVVSAAVVAAGVGAGVFVLNANADGVDLYHQTLPAKDGWAASGTGTTGGAKADSAHTFTVSTRAQLVKALGSASDTTPRIIKVKGTIDANTDDSGRKLTCADYAAGTGYSLSAYLKAYDPATYGRSKLPSGTQEKARAAAQAKQAKTIVFKVPANTTIVGVPGTNAGITGGMLQIQNVDNVIVRNLTFSATEDCFPQWDPTDGDDGNWNSDYDSVTLRGATHVWADHNTFTDAPHFDKANPKYFGREYQIHDGALDITKGSDLVTVERNRFTDHDKTMLIGSSDKDSTGKLRVTIHHNVWKGIVQRAPLARLGQIHLYNNVYDTTTVNGYAPQYSVNSRAKAQVVAQANYWTVPSGGKVAKLLSGDGTGSVAGSGNLVNGTVTDLVAAYNAASSKKIKTTVNWTPALTAGLETSAKNLPAELENTTGAGVLK
- the metG gene encoding methionine--tRNA ligase, with the translated sequence MARHLITSALPYINGIKHLGNMVGSMLPADVYSRYLRQRGHDVLYICATDEHGTPAELAAKEQGLPVDEFCARAHDAQKAVYDGFALAFDYFGRSSSPENVEITQHFARKLNENGFIEERAIRQVYSPADGRFLPDRYVEGTCPHCGYDKARGDQCENCTRVLDPTDLIDPRSAISGSTELEVRETKHLFLLQSKLENEVREWVSRHDKDWPQLASSIAHKWLTEGLHDRAITRDLDWGVPVPADTWPELAAEGKVFYVWFDAPIEYIGATKEWADQDPENRDWKAWWYDADDTVRYTEFMAKDNVPFHTVMFPATELGVREPWKKVDYVKAFNWLTYYGGKFSTSQKRGVFTDQALDILPADYWRYFLIANAPESDDSSFTWEHFTATVNKDLADTLGNFVNRVLSFSKKRFGEEVPAGGEPGEAEARLGEEIARLLAEYEQQMEALQFRKAAAALRALWSAGNSYLEEKAPWLEIKTDKEGAALTLRTAMNLIHLYAVVSEPLIPATSAAMRGAFALPDDTAAWVTAEEAKALAAVPAGTPFTVPPVLFAKLTDDDLAAYKERFGGEEG
- a CDS encoding nucleotidyl transferase AbiEii/AbiGii toxin family protein; this translates as MDIPEPHRRLLADAACAGGPYGLVLAGGYALQAHGLLSRPHADVDLATESAEPMERIAAAVGAALQERGRRVTTGAVTALTMRLTVTDPPTGEPCALALHKETFWQPPEPTGYGPALCLADAVGTKIRALYDRGAAVDLVDARACAARFSLPDLEELGRRHAHDPFDLPTLQSRLTGTDFYADRDFLRYGLAEDDIAALRAWAQAWSDDIAERLLEDGASPDAPSDDQGA
- the aspS gene encoding aspartate--tRNA ligase, with amino-acid sequence MHRYRSHTCGQLRASDVGTDVRLSGWLHNRRDLGGILFIDLRDHYGITQLVARPGTPAYEALDKISKESTVRVDGRVVSRGTENVNPDLPTGEVEVEVAEVELLGAAQPLPFTINTEDGVNEERRLEYRFLDLRRERMHRNIMLRTAVIAAIRQKMTALGFNEMATPILTATSPEGARDFVVPSRLHPGRFYALPQAPQQFKQLLMISGFDRYFQIAPCFRDEDARADRSPGEFYQLDVEMSFVEQEDVFQPIERLMTELFEEFGGGRHVTSPFPRIPFREAMLKYGSDKPDLRAKLELVDITDIFEGSEFKAFAGKHVRALPVPAVQDQPRKFFDQLGDFAVSLGAKGLAWVRVGEDGTLTGPIAKFLTEENVAELTKRLSLAPGHAVFFGAGEFDEVSKIMGAVRVEAAKRAGHFEENVFRFCWIVDFPMFEKDEDTGKIDFSHNPFSMPQGGMEALETQDPLDILAWQYDIVCNGVELSSGAIRNHEPDIMLKAFEIAGYDRETTEREFAGMLRAFRFGAPPHGGIAPGVDRIVMLLADEPNIRETIAFPLNGNAQDLMMGAPTELEESRLRELHLDIRKPQPK
- a CDS encoding SpoIIE family protein phosphatase, with amino-acid sequence MRTGEPLPSVGEVLAALATGLWHWDTAAGLVTLDAEAARLLGLPARPVTLTEAQARARLHPVDWNEVAGVVRLAAAEGTLAEVRIRVMDADGRILRVVRSRSKPSFDPERRTYELFGTLQEVTEPAPGTAAARSAVTGDWRRSREAFLLDAGRALAEARSTAEVLRVAGGLSMPGFSPDGLVVYGVEGDRLTITGQHGHHPGDMNPFSNMPLDTDYPAAEVVRTGRAVYLSSPEEYRDRYPATWPLARRFGRHSWAFLPLTAAGRTMGAWMAAFTYPVAFTPDERAVLTTVARMLAQALSRAGAAESERELAEGLQRSMLPSLGPEVPGMRIAARYIPTGGGLQVGGDWYDMIPLPSGRFALVIGDVQGHDVRAAGIMGQLRIALRAYAAEGHRPDAVLSRASRFLNGVTDGSGPGAPADPRFATCLYVEADPVTGLLEVARAGHPDPVIRMADGTVMMRPTAGGLPLGVDPDADYPTTRFTLEPDETLMLCTDGLIETGGHDLESGWRRLRVLLEDHRPGEYRQEDLEELADALVQAVHGPSSHHTTGPLADRREDDIALVLLCRPAAACGRDGTATAGPPVRRTLLSVAQDEPDRIAEARQHLRELLHDWASPEQVDSAVLLVSEMVTNVLVHTDADALLLAEVLCGEGGRRLRVEVFDTGDDLPHKRRPGELASSGRGLMLIELLADTWGVVPRGEGKSIWFELGERTGAKAPGTPPGSYVP